One Larus michahellis chromosome 20, bLarMic1.1, whole genome shotgun sequence genomic window carries:
- the LETM2 gene encoding LETM1 domain-containing protein LETM2, mitochondrial isoform X2 yields the protein MALSGCNVLLAIARTSFRGSHLLAHSSPPYSPAVAFVQLVNSHLTWTCVRDSENQPSLRCARLGAGLPHSPPKVVRTFHTSACLRQELRDEPPPHRSSVNQGTKPAKTPAKQVIETPVGKKSLRQKIVDELKHYYNGFHLLWIDTKVAARMVWRLLHGQVLTRRERRRLLRTCADLFRLVPFLVFVIVPFMEFLLPVFLKLFPEMLPSTFETESKKEEKQKKKLNAKLELAKFLQETIAEMAKRNKADTGQGKQFSSYVHQIRHTGHRPSTQEIVRFSKLFEDELTLEHLERPQLVALCKLLELQPIGTNNLLRFQLLLRLRTIKADDEMIAKEGVNGLSVSELQSACRARGMRSLGLSEEQLKEQLRQWLDLHLKENVPPSLLLLSRALYLIDVKPQPVPVPQNKIAETAQMVTSVPEGQETLVDPAPIAQGRKNEEFVSQPTEKLPVSEVSVKPPPRETKMEASPSSKAGANGV from the exons ATGGCCCTCTCCGGCTGTAACGTGCTCCTTGCCATAGCCAGGACCAG TTTCAGAGGCTCCCATCTTCTTGCGCACTCCAGTCCTCCATACTCTCCAGCAGTTGCTTTTGTCCAACTAGTGAATTCTCATTTAACCTGGACTTGCGTAAGAGACTCTGAAAACCAGCCATCGCTGCGCTGCGCACGGTTGGGCGCTGGCCTACCTCACTCACCGCCTAAAGTTGTGCGAACGTTTCACACGTCCGCCTGCTTGCGTCAGGAGCTCCGAGATGAACCTCCGCCCCACCGAAGTTCTGTAAACCAGGGCACTAAACCTGCCAAAACTCCAGCAAAACAAGTCATAGAGACGCCCGTGGGAAAAAAGTCTTTACGCCAAAAAATTGTGGATGAACTGAAACATTATTACAATGGATTCCACTTGCTTTGGATTGACACTAAGGTGGCTGCCAGGATGGTGTGGAGGCTGTTACATGGTCAGGTCCTCACTAGGAGGGAGAGACGAAGG CTGCTGAGAACTTGCGCAGATCTCTTCCGGCTGGTTCCCTTCCTGGTGTTTGTCATTGTCCCCTTCATGGAATTTCTGTTACCTGTCTTCTTGAAACTGTTCCCTGAAATGCTGCCCTCGACGTTTGAGACAGAGTCAAAAAAG gaagaaaaacagaaaaagaaattaaatgcaaagctGGAGTTAGCGAAGTTCCTGCAGGAGACCATTGCAGAGATGGCCAAAAGGAACAAAGCAGATACAGGACAAGGAAAACAATTCTCTTCTTACGTGCACCAG ATTCGTCACACCGGCCATCGGCCCAGTACCCAGGAGATCGTACGCTTCTCCAAGCTCTTTGAGGACGAGCTGACCCTGGAACACTTGGAACGGCCGCAGTTGGTAGCTCTTTGCAAATTGCTTGAGCTGCAGCCCATTGGCACCAACAATCTGCTCCGCTTTCAACTTCTGCTGAGACTCAGAACTATCAAGGCAGATGATGAA ATGATTGCCAAGGAAGGAGTCAATGGCCTAAGTGTGTCTGAGCTGCAGAGCGCCTGCAGAGCCAGAGGAATGCGATCACTGGGGCTCTcggaggagcagctgaaggaacagcTCAGACAG TGGCTGGATCTGCATTTAAAAGAGAATGTTCCAccttctctgctcctgctttcCCGTGCCTTGTACTTAATAGATGTAAAGCCACAACCTGTTCCGGTTCCACAAAATAAG ATAGCTGAAACTGCTCAAATGGTGACATCTGTTCCTGAAGGTCAAGAGACCCTAGTGGATCCTGCCCCCATCGCACAAGGAAGGAAG AATGAAGAATTTGTATCTCAACCAACAGAGAAATTGCCAGTCTCGGAAGTGTCAGTTAAGCCTCCCCCACGAGAG ACGAAGATGGAAGCGTCTCCGAGCAGCAAGGCGGGCGCCAACGGGGTCTAG
- the LETM2 gene encoding LETM1 domain-containing protein LETM2, mitochondrial isoform X1: MALSGCNVLLAIARTSFRGSHLLAHSSPPYSPAVAFVQLVNSHLTWTCVRDSENQPSLRCARLGAGLPHSPPKVVRTFHTSACLRQELRDEPPPHRSSVNQGTKPAKTPAKQVIETPVGKKSLRQKIVDELKHYYNGFHLLWIDTKVAARMVWRLLHGQVLTRRERRRLLRTCADLFRLVPFLVFVIVPFMEFLLPVFLKLFPEMLPSTFETESKKEEKQKKKLNAKLELAKFLQETIAEMAKRNKADTGQGKQFSSYVHQIRHTGHRPSTQEIVRFSKLFEDELTLEHLERPQLVALCKLLELQPIGTNNLLRFQLLLRLRTIKADDEMIAKEGVNGLSVSELQSACRARGMRSLGLSEEQLKEQLRQWLDLHLKENVPPSLLLLSRALYLIDVKPQPVPVPQNKIAETAQMVTSVPEGQETLVDPAPIAQGRKNEEFVSQPTEKLPVSEVSVKPPPREVSFSEFLDFPKEIVRHTIYSQTVEMCATRCCER, translated from the exons ATGGCCCTCTCCGGCTGTAACGTGCTCCTTGCCATAGCCAGGACCAG TTTCAGAGGCTCCCATCTTCTTGCGCACTCCAGTCCTCCATACTCTCCAGCAGTTGCTTTTGTCCAACTAGTGAATTCTCATTTAACCTGGACTTGCGTAAGAGACTCTGAAAACCAGCCATCGCTGCGCTGCGCACGGTTGGGCGCTGGCCTACCTCACTCACCGCCTAAAGTTGTGCGAACGTTTCACACGTCCGCCTGCTTGCGTCAGGAGCTCCGAGATGAACCTCCGCCCCACCGAAGTTCTGTAAACCAGGGCACTAAACCTGCCAAAACTCCAGCAAAACAAGTCATAGAGACGCCCGTGGGAAAAAAGTCTTTACGCCAAAAAATTGTGGATGAACTGAAACATTATTACAATGGATTCCACTTGCTTTGGATTGACACTAAGGTGGCTGCCAGGATGGTGTGGAGGCTGTTACATGGTCAGGTCCTCACTAGGAGGGAGAGACGAAGG CTGCTGAGAACTTGCGCAGATCTCTTCCGGCTGGTTCCCTTCCTGGTGTTTGTCATTGTCCCCTTCATGGAATTTCTGTTACCTGTCTTCTTGAAACTGTTCCCTGAAATGCTGCCCTCGACGTTTGAGACAGAGTCAAAAAAG gaagaaaaacagaaaaagaaattaaatgcaaagctGGAGTTAGCGAAGTTCCTGCAGGAGACCATTGCAGAGATGGCCAAAAGGAACAAAGCAGATACAGGACAAGGAAAACAATTCTCTTCTTACGTGCACCAG ATTCGTCACACCGGCCATCGGCCCAGTACCCAGGAGATCGTACGCTTCTCCAAGCTCTTTGAGGACGAGCTGACCCTGGAACACTTGGAACGGCCGCAGTTGGTAGCTCTTTGCAAATTGCTTGAGCTGCAGCCCATTGGCACCAACAATCTGCTCCGCTTTCAACTTCTGCTGAGACTCAGAACTATCAAGGCAGATGATGAA ATGATTGCCAAGGAAGGAGTCAATGGCCTAAGTGTGTCTGAGCTGCAGAGCGCCTGCAGAGCCAGAGGAATGCGATCACTGGGGCTCTcggaggagcagctgaaggaacagcTCAGACAG TGGCTGGATCTGCATTTAAAAGAGAATGTTCCAccttctctgctcctgctttcCCGTGCCTTGTACTTAATAGATGTAAAGCCACAACCTGTTCCGGTTCCACAAAATAAG ATAGCTGAAACTGCTCAAATGGTGACATCTGTTCCTGAAGGTCAAGAGACCCTAGTGGATCCTGCCCCCATCGCACAAGGAAGGAAG AATGAAGAATTTGTATCTCAACCAACAGAGAAATTGCCAGTCTCGGAAGTGTCAGTTAAGCCTCCCCCACGAGAGGTAAGCTTTTCAGAATTCTTAGACTTTCCAAAGGAGATTGTTCGTCACACAATTTATAGTCAAACTGTGGAAATGTGTGCTACGAGATGTTGTGAACGCTAA